Proteins co-encoded in one Afipia sp. P52-10 genomic window:
- a CDS encoding DUF4170 domain-containing protein, with product MADQAQTQLLHLVLGGELTDLDHVTFKDLDKLDIVGVFPNYASAYAAWKAKAQQTVDNAHMRYFIVHLHRLLDPTTDTKR from the coding sequence ATGGCCGATCAGGCGCAAACCCAACTGCTTCATCTCGTGCTCGGCGGTGAACTCACCGACCTCGATCACGTCACGTTCAAGGACCTCGACAAGCTCGATATCGTCGGTGTGTTTCCGAACTATGCGAGCGCCTACGCGGCCTGGAAGGCCAAGGCGCAGCAGACCGTCGACAACGCGCACATGCGGTACTTCATCGTCCATCTGCATCGGCTGCTCGATCCCACGACCGATACCAAGCGCTGA
- the ubiA gene encoding 4-hydroxybenzoate octaprenyltransferase, translated as MSDISGRVADSTGNWVDSLAPEWAKPYLRLARYDRPIGSWLLLLPCWWSAALAAGIAHDVRSLPWVLALFFVGAFVMRGAGCTWNDITDRDLDAKVERTRSRPIPAGQVSVTGAVLFLVVQALIGLAVLLQFSTYAIVVGIASLGVVAIYPFMKRITYWPQVVLGLAFSWGALMGFAVTLGMLGWAALALYAGSIAWVIAYDTIYAHQDREDDALIGVKSTALLFGANTPRMLALFYSVAVVLIGVSIWFARGGWLAGLGLLAFAAHLAWQVRAIRIDDPALCLRLFKSNRDAGLLLFAGLAADALVRSL; from the coding sequence ATGAGCGACATCTCCGGCCGCGTTGCCGATTCCACCGGCAACTGGGTCGATTCGCTGGCGCCCGAATGGGCCAAGCCCTACCTGCGCCTGGCGCGTTATGACCGGCCGATCGGCTCGTGGCTGTTGCTGCTGCCGTGCTGGTGGTCGGCGGCGCTGGCGGCCGGAATCGCGCACGACGTTCGTTCGCTGCCCTGGGTGCTGGCGTTGTTCTTCGTCGGCGCGTTCGTGATGCGCGGCGCGGGCTGCACCTGGAACGACATCACCGACCGCGATCTCGACGCCAAAGTGGAACGGACGCGGTCGCGGCCAATTCCGGCCGGGCAGGTGAGCGTCACCGGCGCCGTCCTGTTCCTGGTGGTGCAGGCGCTGATCGGCCTTGCCGTGCTGCTGCAGTTCAGCACCTACGCCATCGTCGTCGGCATCGCCTCGCTCGGCGTCGTCGCGATCTATCCATTCATGAAGCGCATCACCTACTGGCCGCAGGTCGTGCTCGGGCTCGCCTTCTCTTGGGGCGCGCTGATGGGCTTCGCAGTGACGCTCGGCATGCTCGGATGGGCGGCGCTCGCGCTCTACGCCGGATCGATCGCCTGGGTGATCGCCTACGACACCATCTATGCGCATCAGGACCGCGAGGACGATGCGCTGATCGGGGTGAAATCGACGGCGCTGCTGTTCGGCGCGAACACGCCGCGGATGCTCGCGTTGTTCTACAGCGTTGCAGTGGTGCTGATCGGCGTGTCGATCTGGTTTGCGCGCGGTGGCTGGCTCGCGGGTCTCGGCCTGCTGGCGTTCGCCGCGCATCTGGCCTGGCAGGTGCGCGCGATCCGGATCGACGATCCGGCGCTCTGTCTGCGCCTGTTCAAATCGAATCGCGATGCGGGCCTCTTGCTGTTCGCAGGCCTCGCCGCCGACGCGTTGGTTCGTTCGCTTTAA
- the hisG gene encoding ATP phosphoribosyltransferase — protein MTQPFVIAVPSKGRLQENTDAFFNNAGLAMAKGGGARDYRGSITGFDNVEVAYLSASEIASQLARGTVHLGVTGEDLVRESIVNADDKVALIQGLGFGYANVVVAVPQAWIDVRTMADLDDVSTEFRTQHNRRMRVATKYINLTRGFFARHGVVDYRIVESAGATEGAPASGTAELIVDITTTGATLAANGLKVLDDGVMLKSQANLVASRAAEWNGHALDTARIIFDHISACARAKAFKEVRTRFQGCNAELLTEAHRRFGVVSPFGGPTSSGMVTLHCPPKHLYGLASFLRERGAEAVSVASLDYVFDRANPLFARLEAFLKS, from the coding sequence ATGACCCAGCCATTCGTCATCGCCGTTCCCTCCAAGGGACGGCTGCAGGAAAACACCGACGCGTTCTTCAACAACGCCGGCCTCGCCATGGCCAAGGGCGGCGGCGCCCGCGACTATCGCGGTAGCATCACCGGCTTCGACAATGTCGAGGTGGCCTATCTGTCGGCGAGCGAGATCGCGTCACAGCTCGCCCGCGGCACCGTGCATCTCGGCGTCACCGGCGAAGATCTGGTGCGCGAGAGCATCGTCAACGCCGACGACAAGGTCGCGCTGATCCAGGGGCTCGGCTTCGGCTATGCCAATGTGGTGGTCGCCGTGCCGCAGGCCTGGATCGACGTGCGCACGATGGCCGACCTCGACGACGTCTCGACCGAATTCCGCACCCAGCACAACCGCCGCATGCGGGTGGCGACCAAGTACATCAATCTGACGCGCGGCTTCTTCGCCCGTCACGGCGTCGTCGATTATCGCATTGTCGAGAGCGCCGGCGCCACCGAAGGCGCGCCCGCCTCCGGCACGGCGGAACTGATCGTCGATATCACAACCACCGGCGCAACGCTCGCCGCCAACGGGCTGAAGGTGCTCGACGACGGCGTGATGCTGAAGAGCCAGGCGAACCTTGTCGCCTCGCGCGCCGCCGAATGGAACGGCCATGCGCTCGACACCGCGCGCATCATCTTCGACCACATCTCCGCCTGCGCGCGCGCGAAAGCCTTCAAGGAGGTCCGTACCCGCTTCCAGGGCTGCAACGCCGAGCTGCTCACTGAGGCCCATCGCCGGTTCGGCGTGGTCTCGCCGTTCGGCGGACCGACCTCGTCCGGCATGGTGACGCTGCACTGCCCGCCGAAGCACCTGTACGGGCTGGCGAGCTTCCTGCGCGAGCGTGGCGCGGAGGCGGTCTCGGTCG
- a CDS encoding TldD/PmbA family protein yields MSQSTTASRGTLSDKTGLLDQSALTELAQRLVEAAKRAGADAADAVAVRGVSQSVEIRDGNVEASERSEGDDVGLRVLVGRRQAVVSTNDIAADAAALAERAVAMARIAPDDPYAGLADPALLAKTFPELDLLDPHLPSVDELERRAHEAEAAGLAVNGVSKSDGAGASAGIGGMVLVTSTGFCGAYLRSSQGISMTAIAGEGTGMERDYDFTSAIHASDLATPESVGKGAAARAVARINPRKVATTKVPVVFDPRVAGSLVGHLMGAINGASIARKTSFLKDRMGQQLFDKAISIIDDPLRLRGLRSQPFDAEGVAVKPLAFIENGVLTSWVLDSTTARELGLVTNGRAHRGVSSSPSPGGYNLHMTAGKLSPAELIADIKSGFYVTELIGSGVNGVTGDYSRGASGFWIENGQIAYPVSEVTIAGHLLDIFKSLTPANDLVFKYGVNAPTLRIEGLTIAGR; encoded by the coding sequence GTGTCCCAATCCACGACAGCCTCCCGCGGCACTCTTTCGGACAAAACCGGCCTGCTCGATCAATCCGCGCTGACGGAACTCGCACAACGTCTCGTTGAGGCGGCCAAGCGTGCCGGTGCGGACGCCGCCGACGCGGTCGCCGTGCGCGGCGTTTCGCAAAGCGTGGAGATCCGCGACGGCAATGTCGAAGCATCCGAGCGTTCGGAAGGCGACGACGTCGGCTTGCGTGTGCTGGTGGGGCGCCGCCAGGCAGTGGTATCGACCAACGATATCGCCGCCGATGCCGCAGCGCTCGCCGAACGCGCGGTGGCGATGGCGCGGATCGCGCCGGACGATCCCTATGCCGGATTGGCCGATCCGGCGCTGCTGGCGAAGACGTTTCCCGAGCTCGACCTGCTCGATCCGCATCTGCCGTCGGTTGATGAACTCGAACGGCGCGCGCACGAAGCGGAGGCGGCGGGCCTTGCGGTCAACGGCGTGAGCAAGTCCGATGGCGCCGGGGCGTCGGCCGGTATCGGCGGCATGGTGCTGGTCACCAGCACCGGCTTCTGCGGCGCCTACCTGCGGTCGAGCCAGGGCATCTCGATGACGGCCATCGCCGGCGAGGGCACCGGCATGGAACGCGACTACGATTTCACTTCAGCGATCCATGCCTCCGACCTCGCGACGCCAGAGAGCGTCGGCAAGGGCGCGGCCGCGCGCGCGGTGGCGCGGATCAATCCGCGCAAGGTCGCAACCACCAAGGTTCCGGTGGTGTTCGATCCGCGTGTGGCGGGGTCGTTGGTCGGCCATCTGATGGGCGCGATCAACGGCGCGTCGATCGCCCGCAAGACCAGCTTCCTGAAGGACCGGATGGGCCAGCAGCTGTTCGACAAGGCCATCAGCATCATCGACGATCCGTTGCGCCTGCGCGGCCTGCGCTCGCAGCCGTTCGATGCTGAGGGCGTCGCGGTGAAGCCGCTTGCGTTCATCGAGAATGGTGTGCTGACGTCGTGGGTGCTGGACTCGACCACCGCGCGCGAGCTCGGGCTCGTCACCAACGGCCGCGCGCATCGTGGCGTGTCGTCATCGCCGTCGCCGGGCGGCTACAACCTGCACATGACCGCAGGCAAGCTGTCGCCGGCGGAGTTGATCGCCGACATCAAGAGCGGCTTCTACGTCACCGAGCTGATCGGCTCCGGCGTCAACGGCGTCACGGGCGACTATAGCCGCGGCGCCAGCGGATTCTGGATCGAGAACGGGCAGATCGCCTATCCGGTCAGCGAGGTGACGATCGCCGGGCATCTGCTCGACATCTTCAAGTCGCTGACCCCGGCGAACGATCTCGTCTTCAAATACGGCGTCAACGCGCCGACACTGCGTATCGAAGGGCTGACGATTGCAGGCCGCTGA
- a CDS encoding DUF6101 family protein: protein MRRQTSTSGVAPAGSSRAERLDPLSLPASFEARDTRADGGVRRIEIRRDRVTLHRAVRGMRMAINVRISDYLGVALRTIEGAPTLILKHRDPSLSVPLTVSDDSVDTDWQVWSDTLALPRLDEQAADAVRKPAPRRRRRNAIKTRRPSILLRRKAGGSIATMSIHRGEREIIART from the coding sequence GTGAGGCGTCAAACATCCACCAGCGGGGTTGCACCCGCCGGGTCGAGCCGTGCTGAGCGGCTCGACCCTCTTTCTCTACCGGCGAGCTTCGAGGCGCGCGACACGCGCGCCGATGGCGGTGTCCGCCGCATCGAAATCCGCCGCGACCGTGTGACGTTGCACCGCGCGGTGCGGGGTATGCGGATGGCGATCAACGTCCGCATCAGCGATTATCTCGGCGTCGCGCTGCGCACCATCGAGGGTGCACCGACGCTGATCCTGAAACATCGCGATCCGTCGCTGTCGGTGCCGCTGACGGTGAGCGACGACAGCGTCGACACCGACTGGCAGGTCTGGTCGGATACTTTGGCGCTGCCGCGCCTCGACGAGCAGGCCGCCGACGCGGTTCGCAAGCCCGCGCCGCGTCGTCGTCGCCGCAACGCCATCAAGACCCGCAGGCCGTCGATCCTGCTACGCCGCAAGGCCGGCGGCAGCATCGCCACCATGAGCATTCATCGCGGCGAGCGCGAGATCATCGCGCGCACCTAA
- a CDS encoding 16S rRNA (uracil(1498)-N(3))-methyltransferase: MPRYDFRTPRLYLDAPLMPGAAVPLDKAQANYLGNVLRLGAGDAVLAFNGRDGEWRASLAGRKRIDALVIDTQQRAQQPPTRLRYVFAPLKHARLDYMAQKAVEMGAAALCPVLTQHTQVSRLNLERMRANVIEAAEQCGILTIAEVSEPVPLERFLDQRDPMDLLVFCDEDAEVQSPVAALEAVRDRAAGGIDVLIGPEGGFSEAERAWLLRQENHVRLSLGPRILRADTAAVAALALVQAVLG, translated from the coding sequence ATGCCTCGCTACGACTTCCGCACGCCGCGCCTCTATCTTGACGCCCCGCTCATGCCGGGCGCCGCCGTTCCGCTCGACAAGGCGCAGGCCAATTATCTCGGCAACGTGCTGCGGCTCGGCGCCGGTGACGCCGTGCTGGCCTTCAACGGCCGCGACGGCGAATGGCGCGCCAGCCTCGCCGGCCGCAAGCGCATCGACGCCCTGGTGATCGACACGCAGCAGCGCGCGCAGCAGCCGCCGACGCGTCTGCGGTACGTCTTTGCGCCGCTGAAGCATGCGCGGCTCGACTACATGGCGCAGAAGGCGGTCGAGATGGGCGCAGCCGCGCTCTGTCCAGTGCTGACCCAGCACACCCAGGTTTCGCGGCTCAACCTGGAGCGCATGCGGGCCAATGTCATCGAAGCCGCCGAGCAGTGCGGTATCCTGACCATCGCCGAGGTCAGCGAGCCAGTGCCGCTGGAGCGCTTCCTCGACCAGCGCGACCCTATGGACCTCCTGGTGTTCTGTGACGAGGACGCCGAAGTGCAGAGCCCGGTGGCAGCGCTGGAGGCGGTCCGCGACCGGGCCGCTGGCGGCATCGATGTGCTAATCGGCCCTGAGGGCGGGTTCTCCGAGGCGGAACGCGCCTGGCTGCTGCGGCAGGAGAACCACGTCCGCCTGTCGCTCGGGCCGCGCATCCTGCGGGCCGATACCGCGGCGGTGGCGGCGCTGGCGCTGGTGCAGGCCGTGCTGGGGTGA
- a CDS encoding DUF2093 domain-containing protein has translation MLNKFGSSGQGEAKVQYLDGDFRVISPGAYVRCAVTGTRIPLEDLKYWSVDRQEAYATPEAALERHNLKLAT, from the coding sequence GTGCTCAACAAATTCGGATCGTCCGGCCAGGGCGAAGCGAAAGTGCAGTATCTCGATGGCGACTTCCGGGTGATCTCGCCGGGCGCCTATGTGCGCTGTGCCGTCACCGGCACGCGGATTCCGTTGGAAGATTTGAAGTACTGGAGCGTGGACCGCCAGGAAGCCTATGCGACGCCGGAGGCGGCGCTGGAGCGCCACAACCTCAAGCTCGCGACGTAA
- a CDS encoding 3-deoxy-D-manno-octulosonic acid transferase, translated as MADGLPLTLRVYRGLSSAATPFAGALAKHRLRQGKEDEARVGERKGLSGAARPDGPLIWVHGASVGEVLAVAALVERMRAMNIRVLLTSGTVTSAAIVAKRFPSDVIHQFVPYDSPRFVARFLDHWQPSFALFVESDLWPNLILSASERRIPMIVVNGRMSQRSFHRWRAAPATMHALLSQFEMCLAQSQGDADRFSALGSSHVFNVGNLKFDVPAPPADPQKLEQLTAATRGRTVVVASSTHPGEEEIVLDAHRRLTAYFPQLLTVIVPRHPERGAQVAQATQAMGLRGAVRSQGELPSPETDVYVADTLGELGLFYRLSPVVFVGGSLVNHGGQNPIEPIKLGASVLHGPHVTNFTDVYRALDEAGGAQLVQSGETLVKQIGRWLEDKEARRRAGVSGRVVVEKLGGALERTLTALEPYLLQLRLESGPTHA; from the coding sequence ATGGCTGATGGTCTGCCGCTGACCTTGCGGGTCTATCGCGGGCTGTCGTCCGCGGCGACGCCGTTCGCGGGCGCGCTTGCCAAGCATCGGCTGCGGCAGGGCAAGGAAGACGAGGCCCGCGTCGGCGAGCGCAAGGGACTGAGCGGCGCCGCGCGTCCCGACGGACCGCTGATCTGGGTGCATGGCGCGAGCGTCGGCGAGGTGCTGGCGGTGGCCGCGCTGGTCGAGCGTATGCGGGCGATGAACATCCGTGTGCTGTTGACCTCGGGGACGGTGACGTCGGCGGCGATCGTCGCCAAGCGTTTCCCGAGCGACGTCATCCACCAGTTCGTGCCCTATGACTCGCCGCGCTTCGTTGCGCGCTTTCTCGATCACTGGCAGCCGAGCTTCGCCCTGTTCGTCGAATCCGATCTCTGGCCGAACCTCATCCTGTCGGCGTCGGAGCGACGCATTCCAATGATCGTCGTCAATGGTCGGATGTCGCAGCGCTCGTTCCATCGCTGGCGTGCGGCACCGGCGACGATGCATGCGCTGCTCAGCCAGTTCGAGATGTGCCTGGCGCAATCGCAAGGCGATGCCGATCGCTTTTCCGCGCTCGGCAGCTCGCACGTCTTCAATGTCGGCAACCTGAAGTTCGACGTGCCGGCGCCGCCGGCCGATCCGCAGAAGCTGGAGCAACTGACGGCGGCCACGCGCGGCCGGACAGTCGTCGTGGCGTCCTCGACCCATCCGGGCGAGGAGGAGATCGTGCTCGATGCGCACCGGCGGCTGACCGCATACTTCCCGCAGCTCCTCACCGTGATCGTTCCGCGCCATCCGGAGCGCGGGGCGCAAGTGGCGCAGGCGACACAGGCGATGGGCTTGCGCGGCGCGGTGCGCTCGCAGGGTGAACTGCCGTCGCCGGAAACGGATGTGTATGTCGCCGACACGCTCGGCGAGCTCGGACTGTTCTATCGCCTGTCGCCGGTGGTGTTCGTCGGCGGCTCGCTGGTCAATCATGGCGGTCAGAATCCGATCGAACCGATCAAGCTCGGCGCTTCGGTGCTGCACGGCCCGCACGTCACCAACTTCACCGACGTCTATCGCGCGCTCGACGAGGCGGGTGGCGCGCAATTGGTGCAGAGCGGCGAGACCCTGGTGAAGCAGATCGGTCGTTGGCTTGAGGACAAGGAGGCGCGTCGGCGCGCTGGCGTCTCGGGGCGCGTGGTGGTGGAGAAACTCGGCGGCGCGCTGGAGCGGACGCTGACCGCGCTCGAGCCCTACCTGCTGCAACTGCGGCTGGAAAGCGGACCCACCCATGCGTGA
- a CDS encoding lysophospholipid acyltransferase family protein: MKLSDLTRAPAFQRMVGTLAAEYLRLVWLTNKFSYYPENFYERFDPHLPAIITFWHGQHFMIPFLKRDYHKAKVLISRHRDGEMNAIAAERLGVGTVRGSGDHGGDFRRKGGVTAFKSMLQVLEDGCNMATTADVPKVSRVAGRGVIMLARESGRPIFPFALATSRFRRLNNWDRSVIHLPFGRGAMVAGDPIYVPRDATDEDIERFRQQLETDLRDVTRRAYATVGREDDHG; this comes from the coding sequence ATGAAACTCAGCGACCTGACGCGCGCGCCGGCCTTCCAGCGCATGGTGGGAACTTTGGCGGCGGAATATTTGCGGCTGGTTTGGCTGACCAACAAGTTCAGCTACTATCCGGAGAATTTCTACGAGCGCTTCGATCCGCATCTGCCGGCGATCATCACGTTCTGGCACGGTCAGCATTTCATGATTCCGTTTCTCAAGCGCGACTATCACAAGGCCAAGGTGCTGATCTCGCGCCACCGCGATGGCGAGATGAACGCGATTGCGGCGGAGCGGCTTGGGGTCGGCACCGTGCGCGGCTCCGGCGATCACGGCGGTGATTTCCGCCGCAAGGGCGGCGTCACTGCATTCAAGAGCATGCTCCAGGTGCTCGAGGACGGCTGCAACATGGCGACCACCGCCGATGTGCCGAAGGTGTCGCGCGTCGCCGGCCGCGGTGTCATCATGCTGGCGCGCGAATCCGGGCGGCCGATCTTTCCGTTCGCGCTGGCCACGAGCCGGTTCCGCCGCTTGAACAACTGGGACCGTTCGGTGATCCATCTGCCGTTCGGCCGTGGAGCGATGGTGGCGGGCGATCCGATCTATGTCCCACGCGACGCGACCGACGAGGACATCGAGCGCTTTCGTCAGCAGCTCGAAACCGATCTGCGGGATGTGACGCGGCGCGCCTATGCCACGGTCGGGCGCGAGGATGATCATGGCTGA
- a CDS encoding ATP phosphoribosyltransferase regulatory subunit, producing MTTPAAPSATGSAARADALLASFAAAGYAPAHPSILQPAEPFLDLSGEDIRKSLYLTTDASGDELCLRPDLTIPVARDYLASGKAGEPKGFCYLGPVFRYRDGRASEFVQAGVESFGRKDSAAADAEMLALGLEATAAFGLKDVEIRTGDVGLFAALIAALDLAPVWKRRLMKDFNRKISLAQDLQRMTLATSASRTDYHGVLAALAGSDRKAALALVRDLISIAGATNLSGRSNAEIADRFLEQSTMAGGALPKETVMAIERFLAITGEPDDAVAQLRALAADAKLDIATAIDLLEQRIGFMAARGLDVASIRFATAFGRGIDYYTGFEFELHARGNGAEPLVAGGRYDGLLTRLGAEAPIPAVGFSVWIDALAQAGDIA from the coding sequence ATGACCACCCCCGCCGCGCCCTCAGCGACCGGCTCCGCCGCCCGCGCGGACGCCCTGCTGGCGTCGTTTGCGGCGGCCGGCTATGCGCCGGCGCACCCCTCGATCCTGCAGCCGGCCGAGCCGTTCCTCGACCTGTCGGGCGAGGACATCCGCAAGAGCCTGTACCTGACCACCGATGCCAGCGGCGACGAGCTGTGTCTGCGCCCAGACCTGACCATTCCGGTGGCGCGGGACTACCTCGCGTCCGGCAAGGCCGGCGAGCCGAAAGGCTTCTGCTATCTCGGCCCGGTGTTCCGCTATCGCGACGGCCGCGCGAGCGAATTCGTGCAGGCCGGCGTCGAGTCGTTCGGCCGCAAGGACAGCGCCGCCGCCGACGCGGAGATGCTGGCGCTGGGCCTGGAAGCCACCGCCGCCTTCGGCCTGAAGGACGTGGAGATCCGCACCGGCGATGTCGGCCTGTTCGCTGCGCTGATTGCCGCGCTCGACCTCGCGCCGGTATGGAAGCGGCGACTGATGAAGGATTTCAACCGCAAGATCAGCCTCGCGCAGGATCTGCAGCGCATGACGCTCGCCACCAGCGCAAGCCGCACCGACTATCACGGCGTGCTGGCAGCGCTCGCCGGCTCCGACCGCAAGGCGGCGCTGGCGCTGGTGCGCGACCTGATCTCGATCGCCGGCGCGACCAACCTCTCCGGCCGCAGCAATGCCGAGATCGCCGACCGCTTCCTCGAGCAATCGACCATGGCCGGCGGCGCGCTGCCGAAGGAAACCGTGATGGCGATCGAGCGCTTCCTGGCAATCACCGGCGAGCCGGACGATGCGGTAGCGCAGCTGCGCGCGCTTGCTGCGGACGCCAAGCTCGACATCGCAACCGCGATCGACCTGCTCGAACAGCGGATCGGCTTCATGGCGGCGCGTGGCCTCGACGTCGCCTCGATCCGCTTTGCCACCGCGTTCGGCCGCGGCATCGACTACTACACCGGCTTCGAGTTTGAGTTGCACGCGCGAGGCAACGGCGCGGAGCCGCTGGTCGCCGGCGGCCGCTATGACGGCCTGCTGACACGGCTCGGCGCCGAAGCGCCGATCCCGGCGGTCGGCTTCTCGGTCTGGATCGACGCGCTGGCGCAAGCCGGAGACATCGCATGA
- a CDS encoding 3'(2'),5'-bisphosphate nucleotidase CysQ, which produces MQAADAEIAHDAALLTQTVRAAGALARTMYRTDIRQWTKSGSSPVSEADIAVDELIRQRLQAATPDYGWLSEESVDDRSRLRKQRVWIVDPIDGTRAYLGGRQDWSVSVALVQDGRPKLAAVFAPATDEFFFASDGGGATLNGEPIAASAGDAFDIDRMAGPHFLLNRVRGASSPELRNYKIGSLALRISRVAQGALDAAFVGGNSRDWDLAAADLLLHEAGGRLTSLQGEALAYNRVEVTHQVLVAAGAARSARLIAHLATH; this is translated from the coding sequence TTGCAGGCCGCTGACGCCGAGATCGCGCACGACGCCGCGTTGCTGACGCAAACGGTGCGCGCAGCGGGCGCGCTCGCGCGCACGATGTATCGCACCGATATCAGGCAGTGGACCAAGAGCGGTTCCTCGCCGGTGTCGGAGGCTGACATCGCGGTGGACGAGCTGATCCGCCAGCGGCTGCAGGCGGCGACGCCGGATTACGGCTGGCTGTCGGAGGAGAGTGTCGACGATCGCTCGCGTCTGCGGAAGCAGCGGGTGTGGATCGTCGATCCGATCGACGGCACGCGCGCCTATCTCGGCGGGCGGCAGGACTGGTCGGTCAGCGTCGCGCTGGTGCAGGATGGACGGCCGAAGCTCGCGGCTGTGTTCGCGCCCGCTACCGACGAATTCTTCTTCGCGAGCGACGGCGGCGGCGCCACCCTCAATGGCGAGCCGATCGCGGCGTCCGCCGGCGACGCGTTCGACATCGATCGCATGGCGGGACCGCACTTCCTGCTCAACCGCGTGCGCGGCGCATCATCGCCGGAGCTGCGCAACTACAAGATCGGCTCGCTTGCGCTGCGCATCAGCCGCGTCGCGCAGGGGGCGCTGGATGCAGCCTTCGTCGGTGGCAACAGCCGCGACTGGGATCTCGCCGCCGCCGACCTGCTGCTGCACGAAGCGGGTGGGCGGCTGACGTCGTTGCAAGGCGAGGCGCTGGCGTACAATCGCGTCGAGGTGACCCATCAGGTGCTGGTGGCGGCGGGGGCTGCACGCAGCGCGCGTCTGATCGCGCATCTCGCGACCCACTGA
- the lpxK gene encoding tetraacyldisaccharide 4'-kinase, which yields MREPAFWWRPASWMSRALSPVAYVYGSIAARRMRQAGRRAAVPVICVGSYHVGGAGKTPTVMALITMLQAAGETPVVLSRGYGGRLAGPVRVDPARHRAADVGDEPLLLARAAPVIVARDRIAGAEAAHAAGASVIVMDDGFQNPSLHKDLSLAVIDGGRGVGNACVFPAGPLRAPLAVQTERTDALVLVGEGGAANGIAAGLAQRGVPVLRAQIVPEERAVSALQGKRVLAFAGIGDPERFFQTLRARGIAVAATVAFADHHAFTAAEIDRLLAQARAESLIAVTTEKDLARLRGLPGVDIAAIRGFPVALQIDEGAALAALVRNALAMVRARSA from the coding sequence ATGCGTGAGCCGGCATTCTGGTGGCGGCCTGCCTCTTGGATGTCCCGCGCGCTATCGCCTGTCGCGTATGTGTATGGCAGCATCGCCGCCCGGCGTATGCGGCAGGCCGGACGCCGCGCGGCCGTGCCGGTGATCTGCGTCGGCAGCTACCATGTTGGCGGCGCCGGCAAGACGCCCACCGTCATGGCCTTGATCACGATGCTGCAGGCGGCGGGCGAAACGCCGGTGGTGTTGAGCCGCGGTTATGGCGGCCGTCTTGCGGGACCGGTGCGGGTCGATCCGGCGCGCCACCGCGCTGCGGATGTCGGTGACGAGCCGCTGCTGCTCGCACGCGCCGCTCCCGTGATCGTCGCGCGCGATCGCATCGCAGGCGCGGAGGCCGCGCATGCGGCCGGCGCGAGCGTCATCGTCATGGACGACGGCTTCCAGAATCCATCGTTGCACAAGGACCTGTCGCTGGCGGTGATCGACGGCGGCCGCGGCGTCGGCAATGCCTGCGTGTTTCCGGCCGGACCTCTGCGGGCGCCGCTCGCCGTGCAGACCGAGCGAACGGATGCGCTGGTGCTGGTGGGCGAAGGCGGAGCCGCGAATGGCATCGCCGCCGGGCTGGCTCAGCGTGGAGTGCCGGTGCTGCGGGCGCAGATCGTGCCGGAGGAGCGTGCGGTGTCGGCCTTGCAGGGCAAGCGCGTGCTGGCCTTCGCAGGGATCGGCGATCCGGAGCGATTCTTCCAGACACTGCGGGCGAGAGGCATCGCGGTTGCGGCGACCGTGGCGTTTGCCGATCATCACGCCTTCACGGCGGCCGAGATCGACCGCCTGCTCGCCCAGGCGCGGGCGGAGTCGTTGATCGCGGTGACAACGGAGAAGGATCTGGCGCGCCTGCGTGGATTGCCTGGTGTCGATATCGCGGCAATCCGCGGCTTTCCGGTCGCGTTGCAGATCGATGAGGGGGCAGCGCTCGCGGCGCTGGTGCGGAACGCGCTGGCGATGGTGCGCGCACGGTCTGCCTGA